The Streptomyces sp. NBC_00597 DNA segment TATCGATCATGACCAGTCACCAAGTGCAGTTGCTGTTCCTGGATTTCGGGCTGATTTTGCTGCTCGCCCGAGGACTGGGCGCCCTGGCCGCCCGCATCGGCCAACCGCCCGTGGTCGGCGAGATCCTGGCCGGCGTCCTCCTGGGACCCACGCTCCTCGGCGGCCTGCTCGCCGACCGCCTCTTCCCCGCCGACGTACGGCCGCTGCTGGGCGCGCTGGCGAACATCGGCGTCGCCGTGTTCATGTTCGTCGTCGGACTGGAACTCGAACACCGCTTCCTGCGGGGCCGGGTCAGGATCACCGTCGGCGCGGCCGTGGGCTCGACCCTGGTGCCGTTCGCCCTCGGCATCCCGCTCGCCTTCTTCTTGCTGCGCCACCACCCGACCGAGCAGCGTGCGGCCTTCGTGGTGTTCACCGGCCTGTCCGTGTCCGTGACCGCGTTCCCCGTCCTCGCCCGCATCCTGGTCAGCCGCGGCATGTCCCGGCTGGCGATCGGCGGCCTCGCGCTCGCCGTCGCCGCCGTCGTCGACGTCGTCGCCTGGTCGGCGCTGGCCGGCGTGCAGGCGGTCGTCGGCGGCGCCGGGGACTACTGGCAGGTCGGCCTGCTCATCCCGTTCGCGCTGGTCCTGGTGGCCGTACGCCCCCTGCTGATGCGGGTCCTCACGTACGGCGGTCCCGGCAGCACCCTCACGCCGACCGGGTTGGCCATCGTGATGGTCGGCATCTTCCTGTCCGGCGTGGCGACCGAGATGATGGGGATGCACTACATCTTCGGCGCCTTCCTCTTCGGTGCGCTGATGCCCCGCGAGGGCACGGACGCACTGCGCGAGGAGATCCGCGAGCGCACCGGCGAGATCACCTCGTTGCTGCTGCCCGTCTACTTCGTGGTCGCGGGCCTCAAGGTCGACCTGCGCGGCGTGGGGCTCGAAGGGCTCACCGAGCTCGCAGCCATCCTGCTCGTCGCCATCGGCGGCAAGTTCGGCGGCACGTACCTGGGCGCCCGGTCGCAGGGCCTCACGTCCGAGGACTCGGGCACCCTGGCGGCGCTGATGAACACCCGCGGCCTGACCGAGCTGGTCATCCTCGGCGTCGGGCTGCAACTCGGCTTGCTCGACGGCACGTTGTACTCCCTGATGGTCGTCATGGCCCTGGTGACCACCGCCATGACCGGGCCGCTGCTGAACCTGATCCGCGCCAGGAGCGCCCGGCGGGGGCTGGCCGCCGTACCCGACCTCAGCGCAGTCGGCGACGGGGCCGAGAACGGCGTGGCCGGCGCCGGACGAGGCAGCCGTGCCGCTGGCTGAACGGGCCCGCCAACTCGCCGAACTGACCGCCGTGCTCGACGACGCCGCCCGGGGCCGGGGCGGCGTCGCCGTCGTCAGCGGCGGCGTCGGCTGCGGGCGCACCGAACTCCTCGACGCAGTGCGTTCGGTGGCCGTCCGGGCCGGGGGCGCCGTCCTGTGGGCCGGCGGCTCCCGGCCGGAGCGGGAGGCGCAGGGCGGCGTGATCGGTCAGCTGCTGCGGTACGCCGACCTCCCCGAAGGCCGCTGCGACGCCCTGGTCCTGGAGCCTGCGCGGGTACTCGACCCGGGCGCCGGCGGCTCCCTCCGGTGGCCGCCCGACCGGGCGACCGGCGCGGCCCTGCACGACCTGACCGCGGGGTTGCTGCGGATCGCCGTGCAGACGCCGGTCCTGCTCTGCGTCGACGACATCGACCTCGCCGACCCCCTCTCCCTGCACTGGATCAGCCGGCTCGTGCCGCACCTGCGGGCGGCGCGCATCGCCCTGGTGGCCACCGAGTGCGCCACCACGCGGCCGGCCCACCCGCAGCTGCAGGCCGAACTGCGCCGCCACCCCCGCTATCGGCGGGTCGTACTCGAAGGCCTCTCCCCGGGCGGCGTGGCCACCGTGCTGGCCGGCTCCCTCGGCGGTGCGGCGGCCCGGGGGCTGGCCGCGGACCACCACCGCATCACCGCCGGCAATCCCCTGCTCCTACAGG contains these protein-coding regions:
- a CDS encoding cation:proton antiporter, producing the protein MTSHQVQLLFLDFGLILLLARGLGALAARIGQPPVVGEILAGVLLGPTLLGGLLADRLFPADVRPLLGALANIGVAVFMFVVGLELEHRFLRGRVRITVGAAVGSTLVPFALGIPLAFFLLRHHPTEQRAAFVVFTGLSVSVTAFPVLARILVSRGMSRLAIGGLALAVAAVVDVVAWSALAGVQAVVGGAGDYWQVGLLIPFALVLVAVRPLLMRVLTYGGPGSTLTPTGLAIVMVGIFLSGVATEMMGMHYIFGAFLFGALMPREGTDALREEIRERTGEITSLLLPVYFVVAGLKVDLRGVGLEGLTELAAILLVAIGGKFGGTYLGARSQGLTSEDSGTLAALMNTRGLTELVILGVGLQLGLLDGTLYSLMVVMALVTTAMTGPLLNLIRARSARRGLAAVPDLSAVGDGAENGVAGAGRGSRAAG